Proteins co-encoded in one Streptomyces sp. NBC_01283 genomic window:
- a CDS encoding MFS transporter, with amino-acid sequence MPSRSSSRGHSVWTLIVTGLAVFMAALDNLVVITALPAIQESLDTSLQDLEWTVNAYTLSFAVFLMAGAAAGDRFGRRRMFVVGLVVFTAASAACALSDTSQQLIIARAVQGFGAAIVMPLTLTLLTVAVPARRRALALGVWGALSGLAVALGPLIGGAVVEKISWEWIFWVNVPIGVLVLALSLWKLAESKHPESTLDPVGTILVCLGMFGVVFALVRTTEYGWADSHVLIYLIAGAVILAAFVLWELRARHPMLPMRLFRNRSFSAVNSASLLMFAAMFGLVFLLTQFMQNIQGFSPLEAGVRMLPWTAMPVLVAPLTALLSARFGNRLVVAAGLLFEAVGLGWLALVTEVHTAYADQVPGLVLGGIGLGLFFAPVAEMAMNIVAPRDQGIASGANNTFRELGGVLGVAVLTSVFTAQGGYASPQDFVDGLVPATWIGAGIAALGCVAILVAPRRSKENGAAWQEEERPDTSGAEPADRLEPSRH; translated from the coding sequence ATGCCCAGTCGGTCCAGTTCACGCGGTCATTCCGTGTGGACCCTGATCGTCACCGGCCTCGCCGTCTTCATGGCGGCGCTCGACAACCTGGTCGTCATCACCGCCCTGCCCGCCATCCAGGAGTCCCTCGACACGAGCCTCCAGGACCTCGAATGGACGGTGAACGCCTACACCCTGTCCTTCGCGGTCTTCCTGATGGCCGGTGCGGCGGCCGGTGACCGCTTCGGCCGCCGCCGGATGTTCGTGGTGGGCCTCGTCGTCTTCACCGCGGCATCGGCGGCGTGCGCGCTCTCCGACACCTCCCAGCAGCTGATCATCGCCCGCGCCGTGCAGGGCTTCGGCGCCGCCATCGTCATGCCGCTGACCCTGACCCTCCTGACGGTCGCCGTGCCGGCCCGCCGACGCGCACTCGCCCTGGGCGTCTGGGGTGCGCTGAGCGGACTCGCCGTCGCGCTCGGACCGCTCATCGGCGGCGCCGTCGTCGAGAAGATCTCCTGGGAGTGGATCTTCTGGGTCAACGTGCCGATCGGCGTGCTGGTACTGGCCCTCAGCCTGTGGAAGCTCGCCGAGAGCAAGCACCCGGAGAGCACGCTCGACCCGGTGGGCACGATCCTGGTGTGCCTCGGCATGTTCGGCGTGGTGTTCGCCCTCGTCCGGACCACCGAGTACGGCTGGGCCGACAGCCATGTGCTGATCTACCTGATCGCCGGAGCGGTGATCCTCGCGGCCTTCGTCCTCTGGGAGCTGCGCGCCCGCCACCCGATGCTGCCGATGCGGCTGTTCCGCAACCGGTCGTTCAGCGCGGTCAACTCGGCCAGCCTGCTGATGTTCGCCGCCATGTTCGGCCTGGTGTTCCTGTTGACCCAGTTCATGCAGAACATCCAGGGCTTCTCGCCGCTCGAAGCGGGTGTGCGGATGCTGCCGTGGACCGCGATGCCCGTCCTCGTCGCCCCGCTCACCGCGCTGCTCTCCGCCCGGTTCGGCAACCGTCTCGTGGTCGCCGCGGGTCTGCTGTTCGAGGCCGTCGGCCTCGGCTGGCTCGCCCTGGTGACCGAGGTGCACACCGCGTACGCCGACCAGGTCCCCGGCCTCGTGCTCGGCGGCATCGGGCTCGGACTGTTCTTCGCGCCCGTCGCCGAGATGGCCATGAACATCGTCGCCCCGCGCGACCAGGGCATCGCCTCCGGCGCCAACAACACCTTCCGTGAGCTCGGCGGTGTGCTCGGCGTTGCGGTGCTGACGTCGGTGTTCACCGCGCAGGGCGGATACGCCTCGCCGCAGGACTTCGTGGACGGCCTGGTGCCTGCCACCTGGATCGGCGCCGGAATCGCGGCCCTCGGCTGCGTCGCCATCCTCGTCGCACCGCGCCGCTCCAAGGAGAACGGCGCCGCGTGGCAGGAAGAGGAGCGCCCGGACACCAGCGGCGCCGAGCCCGCGGACCGTCTTGAGCCCTCGCGGCACTGA
- a CDS encoding LuxR C-terminal-related transcriptional regulator: MVRAVVARSHTPKDGTGKERVSCTAQDADASGSVGRSGLQHTSWEAELARVPLLSVREREVFELLGEGYSNRSISRRLDIAERTVKFHVAQVLSKLGVESRLQAGLVAHSDRRLYQSAVPCRRNAR; this comes from the coding sequence TTGGTCCGCGCTGTGGTTGCCCGTTCGCACACACCGAAGGACGGGACGGGGAAAGAGCGGGTGAGCTGCACCGCGCAGGACGCGGACGCCAGCGGTTCCGTCGGCCGGAGTGGTCTTCAGCACACATCATGGGAAGCCGAGTTGGCCCGGGTGCCGCTGCTCTCCGTACGAGAGCGGGAAGTGTTCGAACTGCTCGGTGAGGGCTATTCCAACCGCAGTATCTCGCGGCGGCTCGACATCGCCGAACGCACGGTCAAGTTTCATGTGGCGCAGGTGCTCAGTAAATTGGGTGTTGAATCCAGGTTACAGGCAGGCCTTGTCGCCCACTCCGACCGCCGCCTGTACCAAAGTGCAGTTCCCTGCCGAAGGAACGCCAGATAG
- a CDS encoding wax ester/triacylglycerol synthase domain-containing protein: MKHPLNPIDEVFLAMDRELGLLQGQFLRFRGTAPSLDQLHDHLAKRLPGLPRLTHRAVTGRRGAFRAPCSGFDLRDHVQELKLPAGTSLDEVLSALAGRPLCESGPLWTIHLVHGYADDEYAVCYRVHHALEDGMGAAHVAAVLFGTPIPDRTSRGGERDGRRTGPLFTSGPVELLHGALSVGAGMLRGLAPGRLWPKAPCPSAENLAVCSTSATRRELSELGRGFGGTVNDAFLMALWGALSAWSATGDGRRDARSVFRASPVPVRMPLSTRYTGEEDAVGNHLTTAVVTLPGRKVPPAEAFAQLVASTQRMRSNGLRPASRALIALLPASLIRWTVKRLLSPRASPLYASNYTLPACLSFREDPVVDVIPLGVLLPGNALSVTLLSCGSRVQVSFLYDRRLPGAHRLAALWREALDELDGMDARPAA; the protein is encoded by the coding sequence GTGAAACATCCACTCAACCCGATCGACGAGGTATTCCTCGCGATGGACCGGGAACTCGGCCTGCTCCAGGGGCAGTTCCTGCGCTTCCGCGGGACGGCGCCCTCGCTGGACCAGCTCCACGACCACCTGGCGAAGCGGCTGCCCGGCCTGCCCCGGCTGACCCACCGCGCGGTGACCGGACGGCGCGGCGCGTTCCGCGCCCCCTGCTCCGGCTTCGACCTGCGCGACCACGTGCAGGAACTGAAGCTGCCGGCCGGCACCTCGCTGGACGAGGTGCTCAGCGCACTGGCCGGCCGGCCGCTGTGCGAGAGCGGCCCCCTGTGGACGATCCACCTCGTGCACGGTTACGCCGACGACGAGTACGCCGTCTGCTACCGCGTCCACCACGCCCTGGAGGACGGGATGGGCGCGGCCCACGTCGCCGCCGTCCTGTTCGGCACCCCGATCCCGGACCGGACCTCCCGGGGCGGTGAGCGCGACGGACGGCGCACCGGACCGCTGTTCACCTCCGGTCCCGTCGAGCTGCTGCACGGCGCGCTCAGCGTGGGCGCCGGAATGCTGCGAGGGCTCGCACCCGGCAGGCTCTGGCCCAAGGCGCCGTGCCCCTCCGCGGAGAACCTGGCCGTGTGCAGCACGAGCGCGACCCGGCGTGAACTGAGCGAACTGGGCCGCGGGTTCGGCGGCACCGTCAATGACGCCTTCCTCATGGCGCTGTGGGGCGCACTGTCCGCCTGGAGCGCGACCGGCGACGGCCGCCGCGACGCGCGCTCGGTGTTCCGGGCGTCACCCGTGCCCGTCCGCATGCCGCTGAGCACCCGGTACACGGGCGAGGAGGACGCCGTCGGCAACCACCTCACCACGGCCGTCGTCACCCTGCCCGGCCGCAAGGTGCCGCCCGCCGAGGCGTTCGCGCAACTCGTCGCCAGCACCCAGCGCATGCGCTCCAACGGCCTGCGCCCCGCCAGCAGGGCCCTGATCGCGCTGCTGCCCGCGTCCCTGATCCGCTGGACGGTCAAGCGCCTGCTCAGCCCCCGCGCCTCACCGCTCTACGCCTCCAACTACACGCTCCCCGCCTGTCTTTCCTTCCGCGAGGACCCGGTGGTGGACGTCATCCCGCTCGGCGTGCTGCTGCCGGGCAACGCCCTGTCCGTGACGCTGCTGTCCTGCGGCTCACGGGTACAGGTGAGCTTCCTGTACGACCGCAGGCTGCCGGGTGCCCACCGGCTGGCGGCGCTGTGGCGCGAGGCCCTCGACGAGCTCGACGGGATGGACGCACGGCCGGCGGCCTAG
- a CDS encoding NAD(P)/FAD-dependent oxidoreductase, with protein sequence MYDAIIVGARISGASTAMLLSRAGHKVLLLDRAVFPGGKAAATNLVHPPGILRLKRWGLLDELKATGCPPITEYGLRSGPVELMARLPAEDGVDEAYSPERSKLDQILLDAAVKSGAELRAGVSVRELITDDDGTVTGIRGETADRTPVVEHARVVVGADGSNSTLARLLDAPKYDAHPVLNKSHWSYWEGLPHDGRVRTYRHNGKHAFTWPTHDGLTIVGVALPVADFKATSDEDRDRTVISAFEEVDPERAQLLRETKRVDRWMTGSVPNFLRLSHGPGWALAGDAGYTRDPITAAGITDGLRGAELLAAAIGSGLGGSESLSSALAGYARDRDALVTGHYRYTRDHATIANHSREELAFIQAMHRSPTHGRAMVGMFATMVHPAEFYSPDSIHALLDHLEPGAAPGWKLRMVRWLARGTPRHIPGATRTADRLVAKNLGPMGQYLAA encoded by the coding sequence ATGTACGACGCAATCATTGTCGGCGCACGGATCAGCGGCGCCTCCACGGCCATGCTGCTCTCCCGGGCCGGCCACAAGGTGCTCCTCCTCGACCGGGCCGTGTTCCCCGGCGGCAAGGCGGCGGCGACCAACCTGGTCCACCCGCCGGGCATCCTGCGCCTCAAACGGTGGGGCCTGCTCGACGAGTTGAAGGCCACCGGCTGCCCGCCCATCACCGAGTACGGGCTGCGCAGCGGCCCGGTGGAGCTGATGGCCAGGCTGCCCGCCGAGGACGGGGTGGACGAGGCGTACTCGCCGGAGCGCAGCAAGCTCGACCAGATCCTGCTGGACGCCGCGGTCAAGTCCGGGGCGGAACTGCGCGCGGGCGTCTCCGTCCGTGAGCTGATCACCGACGACGACGGCACGGTCACCGGTATACGCGGCGAGACGGCGGACCGTACCCCCGTCGTCGAACACGCCCGCGTCGTCGTCGGCGCCGACGGCTCCAACTCGACCCTGGCCCGGCTCCTGGACGCACCGAAGTACGACGCGCACCCGGTCCTCAACAAGAGCCACTGGTCCTACTGGGAGGGCCTGCCGCACGACGGGCGGGTCCGCACCTACCGCCACAACGGCAAGCACGCGTTCACCTGGCCGACCCACGACGGGCTCACCATCGTGGGAGTGGCCCTGCCGGTGGCCGACTTCAAGGCCACCAGCGACGAGGACCGCGACCGTACGGTCATCTCCGCGTTCGAGGAGGTGGACCCGGAGCGGGCCCAGCTGCTGCGCGAGACCAAGCGCGTCGACCGCTGGATGACCGGGTCCGTGCCCAACTTCCTGCGCCTCTCGCACGGCCCCGGCTGGGCCCTCGCCGGAGACGCCGGTTACACCCGTGACCCGATCACCGCCGCCGGGATCACCGACGGACTGCGCGGCGCCGAACTCCTCGCCGCCGCCATCGGATCGGGCCTGGGCGGCAGCGAATCGCTGTCGTCCGCCCTCGCCGGTTACGCCCGTGACCGCGACGCCCTGGTCACCGGCCACTACCGCTACACCCGCGACCACGCGACGATCGCGAACCACTCGCGGGAGGAACTGGCGTTCATCCAGGCCATGCACCGCAGCCCCACGCACGGCCGCGCGATGGTCGGCATGTTCGCCACGATGGTCCACCCGGCGGAGTTCTACTCACCGGACAGCATCCACGCCCTGCTCGACCACCTGGAGCCCGGCGCCGCGCCGGGCTGGAAGCTGCGCATGGTGCGCTGGCTGGCCCGTGGGACGCCCCGGCACATCCCCGGCGCGACCCGCACCGCCGACCGGCTCGTGGCGAAGAACCTCGGGCCCATGGGCCAGTACCTGGCCGCCTGA
- a CDS encoding acyl-CoA carboxylase epsilon subunit: protein MTAPADTALTVLRGRPDDVELAAVTAVLRALAQRADAAAPQAAPGPAHARWAGGDGRTRPAGSWRSGGSHRPGPAGRARGTA from the coding sequence GTGACGGCCCCGGCGGACACCGCGCTCACGGTGCTGCGCGGACGCCCCGACGACGTCGAACTGGCCGCCGTCACCGCCGTCCTGCGGGCGCTGGCCCAGCGGGCGGACGCGGCAGCGCCGCAGGCGGCACCGGGCCCGGCGCACGCGCGCTGGGCGGGCGGCGACGGCCGTACCCGGCCCGCCGGATCGTGGCGCTCCGGCGGCAGTCACCGGCCCGGCCCCGCGGGCCGCGCCCGGGGCACGGCATGA
- a CDS encoding acyl-CoA carboxylase subunit beta translates to MRDSIGNLHAIRRSAEEGPGARATEAQHARGKLTARERLELLFDEGSFTEVEQLRRHRATGFGLEDRRPHTDGVVTGWGTVHGRTVFAYAHDFRIFGGSLGEAHATKIHKIMDMAVKAGAPLVSLNDGAGARIQEGVSALAGYGGIFQRNTRASGVIPQISVMLGPCAGGAAYSPALTDFVFMVRETSQMFITGPDVVQAVTGEKITQNGLGGADVHGTVSGVAAFVYDDEAECLEEVRYLLSLLPSNNREMPPVLESDDPAERRTDGLADLVPAEGNRPYDMRTVIQEIVDDGELLETHAGWAGNIICALARMDGRTVGVIANQPSQLAGALDIHASEKAARFITTCDAFNIPLVTLVDVPGFLPGVDQEHNGIIRHGAKLLYAYCNATVPRISLVLRKAYGGAYIVMDSQSIGADLTYAWPTNEIAVMGAEGAANVVFRREIAAADDPEATRAQLVKEYKTELMHPYYAAERGLIDDVIDPAQTRSSLIEALRVLRSKDVDLPSRKHGNPPA, encoded by the coding sequence ATGCGGGACAGCATCGGCAACCTGCACGCCATCCGCCGGTCCGCCGAAGAGGGGCCCGGCGCACGCGCCACCGAGGCGCAGCACGCCCGCGGCAAGCTGACCGCCCGTGAACGCCTGGAACTCCTCTTCGACGAGGGTTCGTTCACCGAGGTCGAGCAGCTGCGCAGACACCGAGCCACCGGCTTCGGCCTGGAGGACCGCAGGCCCCACACCGACGGTGTGGTCACCGGCTGGGGCACCGTCCACGGCCGCACGGTCTTCGCCTACGCCCACGACTTCCGCATCTTCGGCGGCTCCCTCGGCGAGGCCCACGCCACGAAGATCCACAAGATCATGGACATGGCCGTCAAGGCCGGTGCCCCGCTGGTGTCGCTCAACGACGGTGCGGGAGCCCGCATCCAGGAGGGCGTCTCCGCGCTCGCCGGATACGGCGGCATCTTCCAGCGCAACACCAGGGCATCGGGCGTCATCCCGCAGATATCGGTGATGCTCGGCCCGTGCGCGGGCGGCGCGGCCTACTCGCCGGCCCTCACCGACTTCGTCTTCATGGTCCGTGAGACCTCCCAGATGTTCATCACCGGACCCGACGTGGTCCAGGCGGTGACGGGCGAGAAGATCACCCAGAACGGCCTGGGCGGCGCCGACGTCCACGGCACGGTCTCCGGCGTCGCCGCCTTCGTCTACGACGACGAGGCCGAGTGCCTGGAGGAAGTGCGCTACCTCCTCTCGCTGCTGCCCTCCAACAACCGGGAGATGCCGCCGGTCCTCGAATCGGATGACCCGGCCGAGCGCAGGACCGACGGGCTCGCCGACCTCGTCCCCGCCGAGGGCAACCGGCCGTACGACATGCGCACGGTGATCCAGGAGATCGTCGACGACGGCGAACTCCTGGAGACGCACGCGGGCTGGGCGGGCAACATCATCTGCGCGCTGGCCCGGATGGACGGGCGGACCGTCGGCGTGATCGCCAACCAGCCGTCCCAACTGGCCGGCGCCCTGGACATCCACGCCTCGGAGAAGGCCGCCAGGTTCATCACCACCTGCGACGCCTTCAACATCCCCCTGGTCACCCTCGTCGACGTGCCGGGGTTCCTGCCCGGCGTGGACCAGGAGCACAACGGCATCATCCGGCACGGCGCGAAGCTGCTCTACGCGTACTGCAACGCCACCGTGCCGCGCATCTCCCTGGTGCTGCGCAAGGCCTACGGCGGGGCGTACATCGTCATGGACTCACAGTCCATCGGCGCCGATCTGACGTACGCCTGGCCGACGAACGAGATCGCGGTGATGGGCGCGGAGGGAGCGGCGAACGTCGTCTTCCGCCGGGAGATCGCCGCCGCGGACGACCCGGAGGCGACCCGGGCCCAGCTGGTCAAGGAGTACAAGACGGAGCTGATGCACCCCTATTACGCCGCCGAGCGCGGACTCATCGATGATGTCATCGATCCGGCGCAGACCCGCTCCTCGCTCATAGAGGCGCTGCGTGTCCTGCGCAGCAAGGACGTCGACCTGCCGTCGCGCAAGCACGGCAACCCGCCCGCGTGA